Proteins encoded by one window of Yersinia massiliensis:
- the yddG gene encoding aromatic amino acid DMT transporter YddG: protein MNRLPTLYGIIAILLWSMSVALTRGLSETLGPFGAGAAIYTVSGILVWLVAGKPTLRGQHPAYLYGCGVLFVVYMVAFALAIGMANDRQQTLEIGLINYLWPSLTLLLAVPILKLRARWWLWLGAALALFGVIWVVSGGDGLSIKTLSANVSSNPLAYSLALVGALTWAAYSNLVRLYSRGPGALPLFLLACALCLWLMFFMLTPGELHFTQRASFELLLMGANTALAYVCWDIAMKKGNATLVAALSYFTPLLSILIASLWLNTLPSPAFWPGVAMVVVGSLLCWSATRATS, encoded by the coding sequence ATGAACCGCCTCCCTACCCTGTATGGCATCATTGCGATTTTGCTTTGGAGCATGAGTGTTGCCCTTACACGTGGGCTGTCCGAAACACTTGGGCCGTTTGGCGCAGGCGCGGCTATTTATACTGTCAGTGGAATTTTAGTGTGGTTGGTGGCGGGCAAACCGACATTACGCGGGCAACATCCTGCCTATCTGTATGGCTGCGGTGTGCTGTTTGTGGTGTATATGGTGGCGTTCGCGCTGGCTATCGGTATGGCCAATGATCGGCAGCAAACACTAGAAATTGGCCTGATTAACTATTTATGGCCGAGCTTAACGCTGCTGTTAGCGGTTCCGATCCTCAAACTGCGCGCCCGTTGGTGGCTATGGCTTGGTGCCGCCCTTGCGCTCTTTGGTGTTATCTGGGTTGTCAGCGGTGGCGATGGACTGAGCATCAAAACCCTTAGCGCCAATGTCAGTAGCAACCCATTGGCTTACAGTTTGGCACTGGTGGGCGCATTGACGTGGGCCGCTTATTCAAATCTGGTTCGTTTATATAGCCGAGGTCCCGGCGCGTTACCGTTGTTTTTACTCGCCTGCGCCCTGTGTTTATGGCTGATGTTCTTTATGCTGACACCCGGTGAATTGCACTTCACCCAACGGGCGAGTTTTGAACTGCTCCTGATGGGCGCCAATACCGCACTGGCCTACGTGTGCTGGGATATCGCCATGAAAAAAGGCAACGCCACACTGGTCGCTGCCCTCTCTTACTTCACACCTTTGCTATCAATACTGATTGCCAGCTTGTGGCTCAATACACTCCCGTCCCCCGCCTTCTGGCCGGGCGTAGCAATGGTAGTGGTCGGTTCACTGCTTTGCTGGTCTGCCACCCGTGCCACTAGTTAG
- the yacL gene encoding protein YacL, with amino-acid sequence MDYEFLRDLTGQVLVRFSMGHEVIGHWLNEEIKGDLAKLDQIEAAAAEVKGSERQWQLTGHEYTLWLDGEEVMVRANQLDLEGDEMEDGMNYYDEESLCLCGLEDFLLVLQGYRHFIQTN; translated from the coding sequence ATGGACTATGAATTCTTGCGTGATTTAACCGGGCAAGTGCTCGTTAGATTCTCCATGGGGCATGAAGTGATTGGGCACTGGCTCAATGAAGAGATTAAAGGTGACTTAGCCAAGCTGGATCAAATTGAAGCCGCCGCTGCTGAGGTGAAAGGCAGTGAGCGCCAGTGGCAACTCACTGGCCATGAATATACGTTGTGGTTAGACGGTGAAGAAGTGATGGTGCGCGCCAATCAACTGGATCTCGAAGGCGACGAGATGGAAGATGGCATGAATTATTACGATGAAGAAAGCCTTTGCCTTTGCGGCTTAGAAGATTTTCTTCTGGTGTTACAGGGTTACCGTCATTTTATTCAGACTAACTAG
- the acnB gene encoding bifunctional aconitate hydratase 2/2-methylisocitrate dehydratase yields MLEEYRKHVAERAAEGIVPKPLDASQMAALVESLKNPPAGEEAFLLDLLINRVPPGVDEAAYVKAGFLAAIAKGDAHSPLITAEKAIELLGTMQGGYNIHPLIDALDNEKLAPIAGKALSHTLLMFDNFYDVEEKAKAGNPHAKQVMQSWADAEWYLSRPALAEKITVTVFKVTGETNTDDLSPAPDAWSRPDIPLHALAMLKNAREGIHPDKPGSVGPIKQIEELNKMGFPLAYVGDVVGTGSSRKSATNSVLWFMGDDIPYVPNKRGGGVVLGSKIAPIFFNTMEDAGALPIEVDVAKLNMGDVIDIFPYLGEVRRHDTGEILATFELKTDVLLDEVRAGGRIPLIVGRGLTTKARESLGLPASDVFRVAKPVAKSNKGFSLAQKMVGRACGVAGVRPGEYCEPKMTSVGSQDTTGPMTRDELKDLACLGFSADLVMQSFCHTAAYPKPVDVTTHHTLPDFIMNRGGVSLRPGDGIIHSWLNRMLLPDTVGTGGDSHTRFPIGISFPAGSGLVAFAAATGVMPLDMPESVLVRFKGKMQPGITLRDLVHAIPYYAIQEGLLTVEKQGKKNIFSGRILEIEGLPELKVEQAFELADASAERSAAGCTIKLDKAPITEYLQSNVVLLKWMIAEGYGDRRTLERRINGMESWLANPNLLEGDADAEYAAVIEIDLADITQPILCAPNDPDDARLLSDVANSKIDEVFIGSCMTNIGHFRAAGKLLGQHKGQLPTRLWVAPPTKMDAAQLTEEGYYSIFGNSGARIEIPGCSLCMGNQARVADGATVVSTSTRNFPNRLGTGANVYLASAELAAIASLLGRLPTPDEYQTYIAQVDKTAEDTYRYLNFDQLTQYTEKADGVIFQTAV; encoded by the coding sequence GTGCTAGAAGAATACCGTAAGCACGTAGCCGAGCGTGCTGCTGAGGGTATCGTCCCCAAGCCATTAGATGCATCACAAATGGCCGCGCTGGTTGAATCATTAAAGAATCCGCCTGCGGGCGAAGAAGCCTTCCTGTTAGATCTGCTGATTAATCGTGTACCACCGGGTGTTGATGAAGCCGCTTACGTTAAAGCCGGTTTTCTGGCTGCGATTGCCAAAGGTGATGCCCACTCCCCCCTGATTACCGCTGAGAAAGCAATTGAACTGCTTGGCACCATGCAGGGCGGCTATAATATTCATCCGCTGATTGATGCGTTAGATAATGAAAAGCTGGCTCCCATTGCGGGCAAAGCGCTATCTCACACGCTGTTGATGTTCGATAACTTCTACGATGTGGAAGAAAAAGCCAAAGCGGGTAACCCGCATGCCAAGCAAGTCATGCAATCTTGGGCCGATGCCGAATGGTATCTTTCTCGCCCTGCATTGGCCGAGAAAATTACGGTTACCGTATTTAAAGTCACCGGTGAAACGAATACCGATGACTTGTCCCCAGCCCCTGATGCTTGGTCACGCCCTGATATTCCATTGCATGCGTTGGCGATGCTGAAGAACGCCCGTGAAGGTATTCATCCAGATAAGCCGGGTAGCGTGGGTCCGATCAAGCAAATCGAAGAACTGAACAAAATGGGCTTCCCGTTGGCCTATGTCGGTGACGTGGTGGGTACCGGCTCTTCCCGTAAGTCAGCCACTAACTCAGTGCTGTGGTTTATGGGTGATGACATCCCTTACGTGCCGAATAAGCGCGGTGGTGGTGTAGTGCTGGGTAGCAAGATTGCCCCTATCTTCTTTAATACCATGGAAGATGCTGGCGCACTGCCTATCGAAGTGGATGTTGCTAAGCTCAATATGGGCGACGTCATCGATATCTTCCCGTATTTGGGTGAAGTTCGTCGTCATGATACCGGTGAGATTTTAGCCACTTTCGAGCTAAAAACAGACGTATTGCTGGATGAAGTGCGTGCTGGTGGCCGTATTCCATTGATCGTTGGCCGTGGCTTGACCACGAAAGCCCGTGAATCATTGGGTCTGCCAGCCAGTGACGTATTCCGTGTGGCGAAGCCTGTTGCGAAAAGCAATAAAGGCTTCTCCTTGGCCCAGAAAATGGTGGGCCGTGCTTGCGGCGTAGCTGGCGTGCGTCCAGGCGAATACTGCGAACCTAAAATGACTTCAGTGGGTTCACAAGATACCACCGGCCCGATGACCCGTGACGAGTTGAAAGACTTGGCATGCTTGGGGTTCTCGGCGGATCTAGTGATGCAGTCATTCTGCCATACTGCGGCTTATCCTAAGCCCGTTGACGTGACGACTCATCACACACTGCCTGATTTCATCATGAACCGTGGTGGCGTCTCGCTGCGCCCAGGTGATGGCATTATCCACTCATGGCTGAACCGTATGCTGTTACCGGATACCGTCGGCACTGGCGGTGACTCCCATACTCGTTTCCCTATTGGGATCTCCTTCCCTGCGGGTTCTGGTTTAGTCGCATTTGCCGCAGCAACCGGCGTTATGCCGCTGGATATGCCGGAGTCCGTGCTGGTGCGCTTTAAAGGGAAAATGCAACCGGGTATCACCCTGCGTGATTTGGTTCATGCCATCCCTTACTACGCTATTCAGGAAGGTCTGCTGACGGTTGAGAAGCAAGGCAAGAAGAACATTTTCTCTGGCCGAATTCTGGAAATCGAAGGTTTGCCAGAGCTGAAAGTCGAGCAAGCATTCGAACTGGCTGATGCGTCTGCGGAACGTTCTGCGGCGGGTTGTACCATCAAGCTGGATAAAGCGCCGATTACCGAATACCTGCAATCTAACGTGGTGTTGCTGAAGTGGATGATTGCTGAAGGTTATGGCGATCGCCGCACACTGGAGCGCCGTATCAATGGTATGGAAAGCTGGTTAGCGAACCCGAATCTGCTGGAAGGCGATGCTGATGCTGAATATGCCGCAGTGATCGAAATCGATCTGGCTGATATTACTCAGCCAATCCTGTGTGCGCCAAACGATCCCGATGATGCTCGCCTGTTATCTGATGTTGCCAACAGCAAAATTGATGAAGTGTTTATCGGTTCTTGCATGACTAACATCGGTCACTTCCGTGCGGCGGGTAAGTTGTTAGGCCAACATAAAGGCCAATTGCCAACGCGATTATGGGTTGCACCACCGACCAAAATGGATGCCGCGCAGCTGACGGAAGAGGGCTATTACAGCATCTTTGGTAACAGCGGTGCGCGCATTGAAATCCCAGGCTGTTCACTGTGCATGGGTAACCAAGCGCGAGTAGCTGACGGTGCGACGGTGGTGTCGACTTCAACGCGTAACTTCCCTAACCGTTTAGGTACTGGGGCGAATGTGTATCTGGCCTCGGCTGAATTGGCCGCCATCGCCTCGTTGTTGGGTCGCCTGCCGACACCGGATGAATACCAAACCTATATCGCTCAGGTTGATAAGACCGCAGAGGATACTTATCGCTACCTGAACTTTGATCAGTTGACCCAATATACTGAAAAAGCCGATGGTGTGATCTTCCAAACCGCCGTCTAA
- a CDS encoding TonB-dependent siderophore receptor: MNVKWPRRSLTTLASLISISLSTPLWAQTQATTQNQAQTTTQAQAETATTPSQETADADHKAATGDTLVVTAQQQVRQALGASTITAEDIRKRPPANDLSEIIRTMPGVNLSGNSASGQRGNNRQIDIRGMGPENTLIMIDGIPVTSRNAVRYGWRGERDTRGDTNWVPANMVEKIEVLRGPSAARYGNGAAGGVVNIITKQPDKELHGSWNAYMNMPEHSAEGATRRTDFNLMGPLTDTLRFRLYGGYNKTDADAWDINAGHESARTGNQAGTLPAGREGVRNKDINGLLHWDFAQGQSLEFEAGYSRQGNIYTGDTQNTNSNAIVRSLYGAETNRMYRENFSVTHRGFWDNGVSSTSYVQYAQTRNSRINEGLAGGTEGIFSNNGFSTIKLDNYRAHSEVNVPFEWGFNQVMTVGAEWNDQKMNDPTSNTQTTTEGGNVSGLTGTGRDTRTSAQIASVFVEDNIELTETTMLTPALRFDHHSTAGSNWSPGLNVSQELGDYFTMKMGIARSYKAPNLYQTNPNYLLYSRGQGCYGGGGSCYLMGNDSLSAETSVNKEIGFEFHNNEGIIAGITYFRNDYRNKIEPGLVSLGTANGGTGAYANSDIFQWENVPKALVEGLEGNLTVPFTDTVQWSSNLTYMLESKNKTTGDYLSITPEFTLNSSVSWQATDDLSLLSTVTWYGRQKPKKYDYQGLPVTGTALNEVSPYAIFGLSGTYTVTKNVSVTTGIENLFDKRQFRAGNAQSVAGIAGAGAATYNEPGRTYFVSLNTQF, translated from the coding sequence ATGAACGTAAAATGGCCGCGCCGCTCGCTGACGACCTTAGCGAGTTTGATCAGTATCAGCCTTTCAACACCGCTCTGGGCGCAAACTCAAGCTACCACACAAAATCAGGCTCAGACTACCACACAAGCTCAGGCAGAGACAGCAACCACACCGTCGCAGGAAACCGCAGATGCTGACCATAAAGCGGCAACGGGTGATACGCTCGTCGTGACCGCTCAGCAGCAAGTGCGTCAAGCATTGGGTGCCTCGACCATTACCGCCGAAGATATCCGCAAACGCCCGCCGGCCAATGATCTGTCCGAAATTATCCGTACCATGCCGGGGGTGAATCTTTCCGGTAACTCCGCCAGTGGTCAGCGCGGGAACAATCGCCAAATTGATATTCGTGGCATGGGGCCAGAAAACACGCTGATTATGATCGATGGCATCCCTGTCACGAGCCGTAATGCCGTGCGATATGGTTGGCGTGGCGAGCGTGATACCCGTGGTGATACCAACTGGGTGCCCGCGAATATGGTTGAGAAAATCGAAGTTCTCCGTGGGCCGTCAGCCGCTCGTTATGGTAACGGTGCCGCCGGTGGTGTGGTGAATATCATCACTAAGCAACCGGACAAAGAACTGCACGGTAGCTGGAATGCCTACATGAATATGCCGGAGCACAGTGCAGAAGGGGCGACCCGTCGTACTGACTTCAACCTGATGGGGCCATTGACGGATACGCTGCGTTTCCGCTTATACGGCGGATACAATAAAACGGATGCGGATGCTTGGGATATCAACGCCGGTCATGAGTCCGCTCGGACAGGTAACCAAGCAGGCACACTGCCTGCTGGCCGTGAAGGCGTGCGTAATAAAGATATCAATGGCTTATTGCATTGGGACTTCGCTCAAGGCCAATCACTGGAGTTCGAGGCTGGCTATAGCCGCCAAGGGAACATTTATACCGGTGATACACAAAATACCAACAGTAATGCCATTGTGCGCAGTTTATACGGCGCAGAAACTAACCGCATGTACCGCGAAAATTTCTCGGTGACACACCGTGGTTTCTGGGATAACGGCGTTAGCTCAACGTCTTATGTTCAGTATGCACAAACACGTAACTCGCGCATCAACGAAGGCCTCGCGGGTGGCACCGAAGGCATCTTCTCGAATAACGGTTTCAGCACCATCAAACTGGATAACTATCGGGCCCACAGTGAAGTTAACGTGCCATTTGAATGGGGCTTTAATCAGGTGATGACAGTGGGTGCTGAGTGGAACGATCAGAAAATGAATGATCCGACCTCCAATACTCAAACCACGACCGAAGGCGGCAATGTTAGCGGCCTGACGGGAACGGGACGCGATACACGTACTTCAGCGCAGATAGCCTCTGTGTTTGTTGAAGATAATATCGAGTTGACCGAGACCACCATGCTCACGCCAGCGTTGCGTTTTGATCATCACAGCACTGCCGGTAGTAACTGGAGCCCTGGGTTAAACGTGTCGCAAGAACTGGGTGATTACTTCACCATGAAAATGGGGATTGCACGTTCGTATAAAGCGCCTAACTTGTACCAAACTAACCCGAACTACTTGCTCTATAGCCGTGGCCAAGGCTGCTACGGCGGTGGCGGTAGCTGCTACCTGATGGGGAATGACTCGCTGTCAGCTGAAACCAGCGTGAACAAAGAGATTGGGTTTGAGTTCCATAATAACGAAGGCATTATTGCCGGTATCACTTACTTCCGTAATGATTATCGCAATAAAATTGAGCCAGGTTTGGTTTCTCTTGGGACGGCCAATGGCGGGACCGGTGCTTATGCAAACTCTGATATTTTCCAATGGGAAAACGTGCCTAAGGCCTTAGTGGAAGGGTTGGAAGGTAACCTGACTGTGCCATTCACCGATACGGTCCAATGGAGCAGCAATCTGACTTACATGCTGGAATCGAAGAATAAAACCACGGGCGATTACTTATCCATCACCCCTGAGTTTACGCTGAACAGTTCGGTCAGTTGGCAGGCAACGGATGATTTATCTTTACTCTCAACCGTGACTTGGTATGGCCGCCAGAAACCGAAGAAATATGATTATCAAGGGCTGCCAGTCACAGGGACTGCGCTCAATGAAGTCAGTCCGTATGCTATCTTTGGTCTCAGTGGCACCTACACCGTGACTAAAAATGTCAGCGTGACCACAGGTATTGAAAACTTGTTCGATAAACGCCAGTTCCGTGCGGGTAATGCTCAGAGCGTTGCGGGCATCGCAGGTGCCGGTGCGGCGACGTACAATGAACCGGGACGCACATACTTTGTTAGCTTGAATACCCAGTTCTAA
- a CDS encoding helix-turn-helix domain-containing protein, translating to MSTVKKTKLRTVSPSSKPIYRDQIVQQSTLVASDYQLSGAKSLPTDPVLFGDFQVLRLNPHLILHTANVTNLYDIKTQNQLNPALKLAIVVNGSAHISFGGKQLHLQEKGDASLVSLTESTLFTRHGKNNSHERTLTLTFDREWLYGDLMPQDGHWDALYNFTQQHLAIHLWRPSIHAQAIAQKIVNSPPFATPLERLQWETQCISLIIEAFSSLEQSAQQQNKVSLRGLNRVQQVRDWLESGEADHLSMSELARLVNMSQSTLQRRFRESYNITVFEYLRHCRLKRAMLALQKEGISIDQAAAIAGYTSPANFATALRRTFHITPSQLRAGHFLDF from the coding sequence ATGTCGACGGTGAAGAAAACAAAGTTACGCACTGTCTCCCCTTCATCCAAGCCGATTTATCGTGATCAAATTGTGCAACAATCAACTCTTGTCGCCAGCGATTATCAGCTAAGTGGTGCAAAATCATTACCCACTGACCCGGTTTTGTTTGGTGACTTTCAGGTATTACGCCTGAACCCGCATCTGATCCTCCATACCGCGAACGTCACCAATCTCTACGATATCAAGACACAAAACCAGCTCAATCCGGCGCTAAAATTAGCGATTGTGGTCAATGGCAGCGCACATATTTCTTTTGGCGGCAAACAACTGCATTTGCAGGAAAAAGGCGATGCTTCACTGGTTTCATTGACTGAAAGCACGTTGTTTACCCGTCACGGCAAGAATAACAGCCACGAGAGAACGCTCACGCTGACCTTTGATCGTGAATGGCTATACGGGGATTTAATGCCACAAGATGGCCATTGGGATGCATTGTATAACTTCACACAGCAGCATTTAGCGATTCATCTATGGCGACCATCAATCCATGCGCAAGCTATTGCCCAGAAAATCGTTAACTCCCCGCCCTTCGCGACCCCATTGGAAAGATTGCAGTGGGAAACACAGTGTATTAGCTTGATTATTGAGGCGTTTAGCTCCCTAGAACAATCAGCTCAACAGCAAAATAAAGTTTCACTCCGTGGGTTAAACCGCGTTCAACAGGTGCGTGACTGGCTGGAGAGTGGTGAAGCAGATCATTTATCGATGAGCGAATTAGCGCGCTTGGTGAACATGAGCCAAAGCACCTTGCAGCGGCGTTTTCGTGAAAGCTACAACATCACAGTGTTTGAGTATCTTCGTCATTGCCGTTTGAAACGTGCGATGCTGGCCTTGCAGAAGGAAGGGATCAGTATCGATCAAGCTGCCGCTATCGCGGGTTATACCAGCCCAGCCAATTTCGCCACCGCTCTGCGGCGGACCTTTCATATCACCCCCAGCCAGTTACGAGCAGGACACTTTCTTGATTTCTAG
- the lpdA gene encoding dihydrolipoyl dehydrogenase, giving the protein MSTEIKTQVVVLGAGPAGYSAAFRCADLGLETILVERYSTLGGVCLNVGCIPSKALLHVAKVIEEAKALAEHGIVFGEPKTDIDKVRVWKEKVINQLTGGLAGMAKGRKVKVVNGFGKFTGANTLVVEGENGPTTITFDNAIIAAGSRPIQLPFIPHEDPRVWDSTDALALKTVPERLLVMGGGIIGLEMGTVYHALGSKIDVVEMADQVIPAADKDVVKVFTKRISKQFNLMLETKVTAVEAKEDGIYVTMEGKKAPAEPQRYDAVLVAIGRVPNGKLLDAGQAGVEVDERGFIHVDKQLRTNVPHIFAIGDIVGQPMLAHKGVHEGHVAAEVISGMKHYFDPKVIPSIAYTEPEVAWVGLTEKEAKEKGISYETSTFPWAASGRAIASDCADGMTKLIFDKETHRIIGGAIVGTNGGELLGEIGLAIEMGCDAEDLALTIHAHPTLHESVGLAAEIYEGSITDLPNPKAKKK; this is encoded by the coding sequence ATGAGTACTGAAATTAAAACTCAGGTCGTGGTACTTGGGGCAGGTCCAGCAGGGTACTCTGCTGCTTTTCGTTGCGCGGATTTAGGTTTAGAAACCATTCTGGTTGAGCGTTACTCCACTCTGGGTGGCGTTTGTCTGAATGTGGGTTGTATTCCATCCAAGGCGTTGTTACACGTTGCTAAAGTGATCGAAGAAGCCAAAGCACTGGCTGAACACGGTATCGTTTTTGGCGAGCCTAAAACTGACATCGATAAAGTACGTGTTTGGAAAGAGAAAGTTATCAATCAGTTAACCGGTGGTTTGGCAGGTATGGCTAAAGGCCGTAAAGTCAAAGTGGTTAACGGTTTCGGTAAATTTACCGGTGCGAATACCTTAGTGGTTGAAGGCGAAAATGGTCCAACGACCATCACCTTCGATAACGCGATTATCGCTGCGGGCTCACGTCCAATCCAACTGCCATTCATTCCTCATGAAGACCCACGTGTTTGGGACTCAACTGATGCGCTGGCACTGAAAACTGTCCCTGAGCGTCTGTTGGTCATGGGTGGCGGTATCATCGGTCTGGAAATGGGTACCGTTTACCACGCGCTGGGTTCTAAGATTGACGTCGTAGAAATGGCTGACCAGGTGATCCCTGCTGCTGATAAAGACGTGGTGAAAGTCTTCACTAAACGTATTAGCAAGCAATTCAACCTGATGCTGGAAACTAAAGTCACTGCCGTAGAAGCCAAAGAAGATGGTATCTACGTCACGATGGAAGGCAAAAAAGCACCGGCTGAACCACAGCGTTATGATGCGGTTCTGGTGGCTATCGGCCGCGTACCTAACGGTAAGCTGCTGGATGCAGGTCAGGCTGGCGTTGAAGTCGACGAACGTGGCTTTATCCACGTGGATAAGCAACTGCGTACTAACGTGCCACACATCTTTGCTATCGGTGACATCGTAGGTCAGCCAATGCTGGCACACAAAGGTGTTCACGAAGGTCACGTTGCCGCTGAAGTTATCTCTGGCATGAAGCATTACTTCGATCCGAAAGTGATCCCATCCATTGCATACACTGAACCAGAAGTCGCATGGGTTGGTTTGACCGAGAAAGAAGCAAAAGAAAAAGGCATCAGCTACGAAACCTCCACCTTCCCGTGGGCGGCATCGGGCCGTGCTATCGCTTCAGATTGCGCTGATGGTATGACTAAACTGATTTTCGACAAAGAAACTCACCGTATCATCGGTGGTGCGATTGTCGGGACTAACGGCGGCGAGCTGTTAGGTGAAATCGGTCTGGCAATCGAGATGGGTTGTGATGCGGAAGATCTTGCGTTGACCATCCATGCTCACCCAACACTGCATGAATCTGTTGGTCTGGCGGCGGAAATCTACGAAGGTAGCATTACCGACTTGCCTAACCCGAAAGCGAAAAAGAAATAA
- the aceF gene encoding pyruvate dehydrogenase complex dihydrolipoyllysine-residue acetyltransferase, with product MSIEINVPDIGADEVEVTEIMVKVGDTVEAEQSLITVEGDKASMEVPSPQAGVVKEIKIAVGDTVATGKLMMIFEATGAAAAPAKAEEQAAAPAPAAAPAAPAASAAKNVEVPDIGDDEVEVTEVMVKVGDKVEAEQSLITVEGDKASMEVPAPFAGIVKEIKISTGDKVKTGSLIMVFEVEGAAPAAASAPAPQAAAPAAPAATAAPAAAPAAKAESKGEFTENDAYVHATPVIRRLAREFGVNLAKVKGTGRKGRILREDVQSYVKEAVKRAESAPAASGGGLPGMLPWPKVDFSKFGEIEEVELGRIQKISGANLSRNWVMIPHVTQFDEADITEVEAFRKQQNIEAEKKKQDLKITPLVFLMKAAAKALEEFPRFNSSISEDGQKLTLKKYINIGVAVDTPNGLVVPVFRDVNKKGIVELSRELSVISKKARDGKLTASDMQGGCFTISSLGGIGGTAFTPIVNAPEVAILGVSKSSMKPVWNGKEFAPRLMLPLSLSFDHRVIDGAAGARFAAYIATIMADIRRLVM from the coding sequence ATGTCTATCGAAATCAATGTACCGGACATCGGTGCGGATGAAGTTGAAGTCACCGAAATTATGGTGAAAGTTGGCGATACCGTTGAAGCGGAACAATCGCTGATCACCGTTGAAGGCGACAAAGCTTCTATGGAAGTCCCCTCTCCGCAGGCGGGTGTGGTGAAAGAAATCAAAATTGCCGTTGGCGACACAGTTGCTACCGGTAAGCTGATGATGATCTTCGAAGCAACGGGTGCCGCTGCGGCGCCTGCTAAAGCTGAAGAGCAAGCAGCTGCACCAGCACCGGCAGCAGCGCCTGCTGCGCCAGCGGCATCAGCGGCTAAAAACGTTGAAGTGCCAGACATCGGTGACGACGAAGTTGAAGTCACTGAAGTGATGGTGAAAGTTGGTGATAAAGTTGAAGCTGAACAATCACTGATCACTGTTGAAGGTGACAAGGCTTCCATGGAAGTGCCTGCTCCTTTCGCGGGTATCGTGAAAGAGATCAAAATCAGCACCGGCGATAAAGTGAAAACCGGTTCCCTGATCATGGTGTTCGAAGTGGAAGGCGCAGCACCTGCGGCCGCTTCGGCTCCAGCTCCGCAAGCCGCAGCCCCAGCAGCACCGGCTGCAACGGCGGCTCCAGCAGCAGCCCCAGCGGCGAAAGCAGAGAGCAAAGGCGAATTTACCGAGAATGATGCTTACGTGCATGCCACTCCGGTTATCCGTCGCTTGGCCCGTGAGTTCGGTGTGAATTTGGCGAAAGTCAAAGGCACCGGTCGTAAAGGCCGTATCCTGCGCGAAGACGTTCAGTCTTACGTGAAAGAGGCGGTGAAACGCGCTGAGTCTGCTCCAGCAGCTTCAGGCGGCGGTTTGCCTGGCATGTTGCCTTGGCCGAAAGTAGATTTCAGCAAGTTTGGTGAAATCGAAGAAGTCGAATTGGGCCGTATCCAGAAAATCTCTGGGGCGAACCTGAGCCGTAACTGGGTCATGATCCCACATGTGACACAATTCGACGAAGCGGATATCACTGAAGTTGAAGCCTTCCGTAAGCAACAGAACATCGAAGCTGAGAAGAAGAAACAAGATCTGAAGATCACCCCATTGGTGTTCCTGATGAAGGCGGCTGCCAAGGCGTTGGAAGAGTTCCCACGCTTTAACAGCTCCATTTCAGAAGATGGTCAGAAACTGACGCTGAAGAAATACATCAACATCGGTGTGGCGGTTGATACCCCTAACGGCCTGGTTGTTCCGGTATTCCGTGACGTGAACAAAAAAGGTATTGTCGAGTTGTCTCGCGAGCTGTCGGTCATTTCTAAGAAAGCGCGTGATGGCAAACTGACTGCATCTGATATGCAAGGCGGCTGTTTCACTATTTCCAGTCTGGGCGGTATCGGCGGCACGGCGTTTACGCCAATCGTCAACGCGCCAGAAGTGGCTATCTTGGGTGTGTCAAAATCATCCATGAAGCCAGTTTGGAATGGTAAAGAGTTTGCTCCACGTCTGATGCTGCCTCTGTCTCTGTCCTTCGACCACCGTGTGATCGATGGCGCAGCAGGTGCTCGCTTCGCAGCGTATATCGCGACCATTATGGCGGATATTCGCCGTCTGGTGATGTAA